From Palaemon carinicauda isolate YSFRI2023 chromosome 41, ASM3689809v2, whole genome shotgun sequence:
ACGCCTTTTAACAATTGAAGACAGGAGGAAGTGTACAAACTAAGAAACGACAAATGAACGCTTCTACCAATCAGACATGAAACTGAAGCTTCAATGGCTGCCAATGTGCACTCAGTTGAAATATGTGTTTTTAAATGATGTGTAAATCTTGTATATCAAGTACATGAACTACCACAGTTAAACACATTTAACTTGTTGATATATATGGATGATTGACAGTGGAAAAAAAGGCCTGGAGAGGAAGGCTAAGAGAGATAAGAGTACTGTAAACCCTCAAATAGTGTCAAACGATTCAAGTGTATGCTCAAGTGACAAAGATGACCCAAGGACGTGGGTGCTATGGGTGAGAGCATTATTCTTCCACCAGGGTGATTCCCCTGAGGGTGCCAGGTGGTCCCAAATGTTCCGTTAATGAGCGTGGGCGTGGAAAGTCCCTCCATGCCCATCCCCTTCCACCAATACAATACAACAAGCCAGGCAATCCATTTCCTCCTCCTCCAACACGCCACGACGGAAGCCGCCCACGCGTTGAGTGCCGGCACTCCAGCACCAATGATTGACAGCGTCTTCCCCGCAACCGGAGGTCGAGGATATGAGACTGGCGATCCCTTTAATGTATCGGTGGTCGGGGGAGGTCTCGGGGAGGTCGCAGCGGAGGAGGGAGAACCCGAAGGTCTCTTCACGACCCTCCTGACGGTGATGGTGCTCCTCTTTATCATCGTGGGCACCGTCATCGGCAACCTCCTCGTCTGCGTCGCCGTCTGCCTCGTCAGGAAACTACGGCGACCTTATAACTACCTCTTGGTGAGCCTGGCGGTGTCTGACTTGTGCGTGGCCCTGCTCGTGATGCCCATGGCACTGCTGTACGAGCTGCTGGGGGAATGGCAGTTCGGGAGACTGGCCTGCGACGTGTGGGTCTCTTTCGACGTGCTCTCCTGCGCTGCCAGTATTCTCAACCTGTGTATGATAAGCGTCGATAGATACCTGGCCATCACGAAGCCTCTGGAATACGGGGTCAAGAGGACACCGCGCCGGATGGTGGCCTACATAGCCTTCGTATGGCTCGGGGCGGCTTTCATCAGCCTCCCGCCCATCTTGATCCTGGGCAATGAACATGGGGACGGAGCCACTTGCGAGGTGTGCCAGAACTTCTGGTACCAGATATATGCCACGTTTGGTTCTTTTTACATTCCTCTGACCGTCATGGTCACCGTTTATTACAAAATATTCTGCGCAGCTAAAAGGATAGTGGATGAAGAGCGCAAGGCGCAGGCGCACTTGCGATTAGTAGAAGAAACTGAGGCGGACGCCAAAGCAGCAGTTTTAACTTCATACACGCAGCTAAGGCCTGTATCCAAGTAAGTATAAAGGGCTTACCATTTTTCTTATCTACATGCTGCTACGTGTATCATTGGATATTCATGCAAAATATCAATACAAACTGGATATTCTTTCCTCTAAACTCTAATTTCTTATATCAATTCAAACTGGATATTCTTTACTCTAAACTCTAATTTCTTAATGACTAAGATTTAGCTGAAGGTTATATTAGAAACTACTAGAGTTCTATCTAGCATTTGCTCTATTGCAAACccttaatattttcattcttttctttaatTAATAAACCCCATCACATCTCAAGAGGatttcccttgaaaaaaaaattatattttcttcattaccTAATGAATAATGTTTCTcacatattatcattaatattattattctttttttttgcgcTT
This genomic window contains:
- the LOC137632538 gene encoding 5-hydroxytryptamine receptor 1-like isoform X1, with product MSVGVESPSMPIPFHQYNTTSQAIHFLLLQHATTEAAHALSAGTPAPMIDSVFPATGGRGYETGDPFNVSVVGGGLGEVAAEEGEPEGLFTTLLTVMVLLFIIVGTVIGNLLVCVAVCLVRKLRRPYNYLLVSLAVSDLCVALLVMPMALLYELLGEWQFGRLACDVWVSFDVLSCAASILNLCMISVDRYLAITKPLEYGVKRTPRRMVAYIAFVWLGAAFISLPPILILGNEHGDGATCEVCQNFWYQIYATFGSFYIPLTVMVTVYYKIFCAAKRIVDEERKAQAHLRLVEETEADAKAAVLTSYTQLRPVSKTWRTRLLLVPKKPYRSLDAYHGRTYSVVEVNNGGVKTKLAGDSGLQHKEESGSINTTESPRHLEVPTSLVVCSSSISTTASAGSTMGSRWSLCETNGKVHPPNTTTGPIANQQSPTTYNCNHSCKTTNGTGDDGQGSPKKKSQPHKSKLRFVLAKERKASTTLGIIMSAFVVCWLPFFVLALVRPFLKRPSVIPAWVSSLFLWLGYANSLLNPIIYATLNKDFRKPFQEILCLRCASLNLLMREEFYHSQYGGPDTPTLSAVRTNTVTNQRNSSELHLTLADVKEIKVPQDLQNESSM
- the LOC137632538 gene encoding 5-hydroxytryptamine receptor 1-like isoform X2 produces the protein MSVGVESPSMPIPFHQYNTTSQAIHFLLLQHATTEAAHALSAGTPAPMIDSVFPATGGRGYETGDPFNVSVVGGGLGEVAAEEGEPEGLFTTLLTVMVLLFIIVGTVIGNLLVCVAVCLVRKLRRPYNYLLVSLAVSDLCVALLVMPMALLYELLGEWQFGRLACDVWVSFDVLSCAASILNLCMISVDRYLAITKPLEYGVKRTPRRMVAYIAFVWLGAAFISLPPILILGNEHGDGATCEVCQNFWYQIYATFGSFYIPLTVMVTVYYKIFCAAKRIVDEERKAQAHLRLVEETEADAKAAVLTSYTQLRPVSKYSVVEVNNGGVKTKLAGDSGLQHKEESGSINTTESPRHLEVPTSLVVCSSSISTTASAGSTMGSRWSLCETNGKVHPPNTTTGPIANQQSPTTYNCNHSCKTTNGTGDDGQGSPKKKSQPHKSKLRFVLAKERKASTTLGIIMSAFVVCWLPFFVLALVRPFLKRPSVIPAWVSSLFLWLGYANSLLNPIIYATLNKDFRKPFQEILCLRCASLNLLMREEFYHSQYGGPDTPTLSAVRTNTVTNQRNSSELHLTLADVKEIKVPQDLQNESSM